The Planococcus versutus genome contains a region encoding:
- a CDS encoding CueP family metal-binding protein, whose protein sequence is MKLKSFVMAIGLLAILSGCSTTSEESSEKEVKERVTELSASQLVDSASIDDKKLIIEDKGEKTSYALPEEDFFVSVAPYETYTHPCEVHSLTGCQGELTEKEMNVTITDAEGNVHVDDVVPTLENGFMDFWLPRNETYVIKVEYEGKKTEYEFSTFEGDSTCLTELALT, encoded by the coding sequence ATGAAGTTAAAATCTTTTGTGATGGCAATTGGCTTATTGGCAATTTTGTCAGGCTGTTCAACAACGAGCGAAGAGTCTAGTGAAAAAGAGGTAAAAGAACGTGTAACGGAACTAAGTGCAAGTCAACTTGTAGACTCAGCATCTATTGATGACAAAAAACTAATCATTGAAGATAAAGGTGAAAAAACTTCCTATGCTTTGCCTGAAGAAGATTTTTTTGTTTCGGTAGCTCCGTATGAAACATACACACATCCATGTGAAGTGCATAGCTTAACCGGGTGTCAAGGTGAACTAACGGAAAAAGAAATGAATGTAACAATTACCGATGCTGAAGGCAATGTGCATGTGGATGATGTTGTTCCTACACTTGAAAATGGGTTTATGGATTTTTGGCTGCCGCGAAATGAGACATACGTAATAAAAGTAGAATACGAAGGGAAGAAAACAGAGTATGAATTTTCAACTTTTGAAGGCGATTCAACTTGTCTGACGGAGCTTGCATTAACATAA
- a CDS encoding TlpA disulfide reductase family protein, with product MDQNDKTVRLSDYRSKKVILNFWATRCLPCRAEMPHMQQFNLLLMNLD from the coding sequence ATCGATCAAAATGATAAAACAGTTCGGCTATCTGACTACCGTAGCAAAAAAGTTATTCTGAATTTTTGGGCAACGCGGTGTTTACCTTGTCGAGCTGAAATGCCACATATGCAGCAATTCAATCTTTTATTGATGAATTTGGATTAA
- a CDS encoding GAF domain-containing sensor histidine kinase yields the protein MLKEQKRYSRLAKITRIINTKLELHDMLQHVAIAISEEIVQCDSIGIYLPDGEGEFRAVAGKPEMLGGHSISSQKINLDTDPFAKEIALTKQVMYIPDTSKEQRLNLKAVKLFNIKSLLGLPIIYEQHLFGLVFLFDNGKQMDLTELQIQSVEAYVNMAAVAIQNANNLNQKERLLTEKQLLLDVNRELAMCSSVKESLTSCFHYLGAAVGCDNIAVFLRNPNKPTAIYFKEKSQSSNWSKTKWENFIEDFQSTENTETIIQKIIIKKKICFFPNENKCELLLIPLISKGIVFGIVAIACLMETLESDQKSKIHLAQSIVDATAITFSNLTYMDQLEHRVQTRTQELANANEKVINVIESITDGFFALNKDWEFIYINQYQPLPLGRTPENVLGMKIWAVYPEQYNAVLYKEFSGAMLNRKPVRFEMSSVEDAYSYDMVAYPFDEGICCLCKNITDQKIYENELKRLSNLELIGQMAAGISHEIRNPMTTVRGFLQLLTDKQELRNYNSYFDLMIDELDRANSIISEFLSMGNTRSTDLEIQNLNTVINEIAPLLKIDSYNQNKLIQIETMDIPDFLLNRDEIRQLIINLCRNGLEAMKPGKMLSIRTYAEDQHTIVLEIQDQGNGMDEASLQKIGTPFYTTKDNGTGLGLGVSYAIAARHKAKVDVQSSDNGTVFSFKFEV from the coding sequence ATGTTAAAAGAACAAAAACGATATTCTAGGTTGGCAAAAATAACAAGAATTATCAACACAAAACTAGAGTTGCATGATATGCTGCAACACGTCGCCATCGCTATTTCAGAAGAAATTGTCCAATGTGATTCTATAGGTATTTATTTACCAGACGGCGAAGGAGAGTTTCGTGCAGTTGCTGGAAAACCTGAGATGTTAGGAGGCCACTCGATTTCTTCTCAAAAAATCAATTTAGATACAGATCCTTTTGCAAAAGAAATTGCGCTGACCAAGCAAGTTATGTACATACCAGATACATCGAAAGAACAGCGTTTAAATCTAAAAGCAGTAAAACTTTTCAATATCAAATCGCTGCTCGGACTTCCCATAATTTACGAACAGCATTTATTTGGATTGGTATTTTTGTTCGATAATGGCAAGCAAATGGATTTGACAGAGCTGCAAATTCAAAGTGTCGAAGCCTATGTCAATATGGCAGCAGTAGCGATACAAAATGCCAATAACTTAAACCAAAAAGAACGGCTTTTAACTGAAAAGCAATTGTTGCTTGATGTAAATCGTGAACTGGCAATGTGTTCCTCTGTTAAAGAAAGTTTAACTTCATGCTTCCACTATTTAGGAGCGGCTGTAGGCTGTGATAATATCGCTGTTTTTTTAAGAAATCCAAACAAACCAACAGCTATTTATTTTAAAGAAAAGAGTCAGAGTTCTAATTGGTCAAAAACTAAATGGGAAAACTTTATAGAGGATTTTCAATCAACAGAAAATACGGAGACAATCATTCAAAAAATAATTATCAAAAAAAAAATTTGCTTTTTTCCAAACGAAAATAAATGCGAACTGTTGTTAATTCCACTAATTTCAAAAGGCATAGTCTTTGGCATCGTTGCGATTGCTTGCTTAATGGAAACTTTAGAATCTGATCAAAAGTCAAAAATTCATTTAGCACAATCCATTGTTGATGCGACAGCTATTACTTTTTCCAATTTAACTTATATGGATCAACTAGAGCATCGTGTTCAAACACGAACGCAGGAACTTGCAAACGCAAATGAAAAAGTAATAAATGTAATAGAAAGTATAACAGATGGTTTTTTTGCTTTGAATAAAGACTGGGAATTTATTTATATCAACCAATACCAGCCACTTCCATTAGGCAGAACACCTGAAAATGTATTGGGAATGAAAATCTGGGCGGTTTACCCTGAACAATATAATGCTGTTTTGTATAAAGAATTTTCTGGTGCTATGCTGAATAGAAAACCAGTCCGTTTTGAAATGTCTTCTGTAGAAGATGCATATAGTTACGATATGGTTGCTTATCCTTTTGATGAAGGGATTTGCTGCTTGTGCAAAAATATTACAGATCAAAAAATCTATGAAAATGAGTTAAAGCGTTTGTCTAATTTAGAACTTATTGGACAAATGGCAGCCGGAATTAGCCACGAAATCCGAAATCCCATGACGACTGTTCGTGGATTTTTGCAATTACTCACAGATAAACAAGAATTGAGAAACTATAATTCTTATTTTGATTTAATGATTGATGAATTGGATCGAGCAAACTCTATCATTTCTGAGTTTTTATCAATGGGAAATACCAGATCTACCGATTTGGAAATTCAAAATTTAAATACAGTTATCAATGAAATAGCTCCTTTATTAAAAATAGATTCATATAATCAAAATAAATTGATACAAATTGAAACAATGGATATACCTGATTTTTTATTAAACCGTGATGAAATTCGGCAATTGATTATTAACTTGTGTCGAAATGGATTAGAAGCGATGAAGCCAGGCAAGATGTTGTCTATCCGCACTTATGCAGAAGATCAACATACCATTGTACTTGAAATTCAAGACCAAGGAAACGGCATGGACGAAGCGAGTTTACAAAAAATAGGAACTCCTTTTTACACGACAAAAGACAACGGTACAGGATTAGGACTTGGTGTCTCTTATGCTATAGCCGCACGTCACAAAGCAAAAGTTGATGTTCAATCGAGTGACAATGGGACTGTTTTCTCATTTAAGTTTGAAGTTTAA
- a CDS encoding magnesium transporter CorA family protein: MFSIYKSSADGILETIKTLDQNCWVNITSPSKEELEKVSNHFNIPMDFLEDPLDLEETARIEYDDETNSTLLINDFPVINATNNRINSYITIPIGIILGDDYIVTICHQPSSFLVGLIKKNISTLMKSRFALEVLLSISTQYLDNLRDLNKQRLKIESNLRDSLTNKQLYDLMEIEKSLVYFLTSLKSNGAVITKLFRVHSIKLYEDDKDLLEDVKIENNQGIETTELYNQILDSITNSYSSLISNELNNTMKTLTVFTVFLTLPTLVFSFFGMNVTLPIAEENPFSWISTLMLALVLVVLIGWALWKRRIF; the protein is encoded by the coding sequence ATGTTTAGCATTTACAAATCCTCTGCTGATGGAATTCTAGAAACGATAAAAACACTTGATCAGAATTGTTGGGTCAACATTACCTCACCGTCAAAAGAAGAGCTTGAGAAAGTTTCCAATCACTTTAACATCCCTATGGATTTTTTAGAAGATCCCTTAGATTTAGAAGAAACTGCACGCATTGAGTATGATGATGAAACGAATAGCACGTTACTTATCAATGATTTCCCTGTAATCAATGCAACGAACAACAGAATTAACTCCTATATCACCATTCCAATTGGAATTATTTTAGGAGACGATTATATTGTAACGATCTGCCATCAACCCAGTAGTTTTTTAGTAGGATTAATTAAAAAGAATATAAGTACTTTAATGAAAAGCCGTTTTGCATTAGAAGTTTTATTATCCATATCAACGCAGTATTTAGACAATTTGAGAGATCTCAATAAACAACGGCTTAAAATAGAAAGTAATTTGCGCGATTCGTTAACGAACAAGCAACTTTATGACTTGATGGAAATTGAGAAAAGTTTGGTTTATTTTCTCACATCGTTAAAGTCAAATGGAGCTGTCATCACCAAGTTGTTTCGTGTTCATTCCATCAAGTTGTACGAAGATGATAAAGATCTTCTAGAAGATGTCAAAATTGAAAATAACCAAGGAATTGAAACGACTGAGCTGTATAACCAAATTCTAGACAGTATTACCAATTCGTATTCTTCGCTCATTTCCAATGAACTGAACAACACGATGAAAACTCTTACTGTGTTTACCGTCTTTTTAACTCTTCCCACATTAGTATTTAGTTTTTTTGGGATGAATGTCACTTTGCCCATTGCGGAAGAAAATCCATTTTCATGGATTAGTACATTAATGCTAGCGTTAGTATTAGTAGTCTTGATTGGTTGGGCATTGTGGAAAAGAAGGATTTTTTAA
- a CDS encoding heavy metal translocating P-type ATPase — MSSDEMHHDHEKHSKHDHQGHGGHDNMVEDFKKRFFVSLILMLPILALSPMIQMFLGVDWRFDNDLYVLFVLSTVVFFYGGWPFLTGGIRELKEKNPGMMMLIALAITIAYGYSTMVVFGWNGNQLYWELATLVVIMLLGHWIEMRSIMGASNALEELIQLMPSEAHKLDENNEVQDVPLAEIQNQDRLLVKPGEKIPVDGLIIEGKSTIDESMLTGESLPIDKDEGDQVIGGSVNKEGSLVVEVEKTGDASYLSQVVKMVKEAQESKSRTQDLTNRAAKWLFYVAIVAGLVTFTVWMLLGYSVDTAVERMVTVMVITCPHALGLAAPLVVAVSTSIAAKNGLLIRNRVGFEYARNLNAIVFDKTGTLTKGEFGVTNIVPSGEYTKDEVLQFAAAIEQNSEHPIATGVVNSAKERGLKLKQVTNFESIAGKGIQGQVESVKINVVSPGYVNDQNLSYDTDHFNELSEEGKTVVFVLMEDQLIGMVALADIVRETAKEAIAVLKEQGIHPIMLTGDNKKVADWVAKQVGIDEVYAEVLPDDKANQIKKIKDKGWKVAMTGDGVNDAPALATANLGIAIGAGTDVAMETADVILVKSNPHDVVTLIDLSKKTYRKMIQNLWWASGYNIFAIPLAAGVLAPWGIIVSPAIGAVLMSLSTIIVAINAKLLKA; from the coding sequence ATGAGTTCAGATGAAATGCACCATGATCATGAAAAACATTCAAAGCACGATCATCAAGGACATGGCGGACACGATAATATGGTAGAAGACTTTAAAAAGCGCTTTTTTGTATCCTTAATTTTAATGCTTCCGATATTGGCATTATCTCCTATGATTCAAATGTTTTTAGGTGTAGACTGGCGTTTTGACAATGATCTGTATGTCTTATTTGTGTTATCAACCGTTGTTTTCTTTTACGGAGGCTGGCCTTTCTTAACGGGTGGGATTCGCGAGTTAAAAGAAAAAAATCCCGGCATGATGATGTTGATTGCCTTAGCAATTACGATTGCTTACGGTTATAGCACCATGGTGGTGTTTGGATGGAATGGCAATCAATTGTATTGGGAGCTTGCCACGCTAGTTGTTATTATGTTGCTTGGGCACTGGATTGAAATGCGTTCTATCATGGGCGCTTCTAATGCTCTAGAAGAGTTGATTCAACTCATGCCAAGCGAAGCACATAAACTAGATGAAAATAACGAAGTTCAAGATGTGCCATTAGCTGAAATTCAAAACCAAGATCGGTTGCTCGTGAAGCCGGGTGAAAAAATCCCTGTAGATGGACTAATTATTGAAGGGAAATCAACGATTGACGAATCCATGTTAACGGGTGAATCGCTGCCGATCGATAAAGACGAAGGCGATCAAGTAATTGGTGGTTCGGTGAATAAAGAAGGTTCTTTAGTAGTAGAAGTAGAGAAAACAGGAGATGCATCTTATTTATCTCAAGTAGTTAAAATGGTAAAAGAAGCACAAGAATCAAAATCAAGAACACAAGATTTAACCAATCGTGCAGCGAAATGGCTATTTTACGTAGCTATAGTCGCAGGTCTAGTTACGTTTACCGTTTGGATGTTACTTGGTTACTCTGTAGACACTGCAGTAGAGCGTATGGTAACAGTTATGGTTATTACTTGCCCGCATGCGTTAGGACTAGCTGCACCGCTTGTTGTAGCCGTTTCAACTTCGATTGCAGCTAAAAACGGATTGTTAATTCGCAATCGTGTCGGTTTCGAATATGCACGAAATTTAAATGCGATTGTTTTTGATAAGACAGGGACATTAACAAAAGGAGAATTTGGTGTGACTAACATCGTACCAAGTGGTGAGTATACAAAAGACGAAGTGCTGCAGTTTGCGGCGGCTATTGAACAAAATTCAGAGCACCCTATTGCAACAGGTGTTGTGAATTCTGCAAAAGAGCGAGGACTTAAACTAAAACAAGTGACAAATTTTGAATCGATTGCTGGAAAAGGAATTCAAGGCCAAGTTGAAAGTGTGAAAATTAATGTAGTCAGTCCAGGTTATGTCAATGATCAAAATCTTAGTTATGATACAGACCATTTTAACGAGCTCTCAGAAGAAGGAAAAACGGTTGTATTTGTGTTAATGGAAGATCAATTGATTGGTATGGTGGCGCTTGCTGACATTGTTCGTGAAACTGCGAAAGAAGCTATTGCAGTTTTAAAAGAGCAAGGCATTCATCCTATTATGCTCACAGGTGACAATAAGAAAGTGGCAGATTGGGTAGCAAAACAAGTTGGCATCGACGAAGTATACGCGGAAGTTTTGCCAGACGATAAAGCCAATCAAATTAAAAAAATTAAAGATAAAGGATGGAAAGTAGCGATGACGGGAGATGGTGTCAATGACGCACCCGCTCTCGCAACGGCAAACCTTGGAATTGCCATTGGAGCGGGTACGGATGTTGCGATGGAAACAGCAGATGTCATATTGGTCAAAAGCAATCCTCATGATGTCGTTACGTTGATCGATTTATCCAAAAAAACATACCGGAAAATGATACAAAATTTATGGTGGGCATCTGGATACAATATCTTTGCTATTCCGTTAGCTGCAGGTGTGTTAGCTCCTTGGGGTATTATCGTCAGTCCCGCCATCGGTGCGGTTCTCATGAGTTTAAGTACGATCATTGTGGCTATTAATGCGAAACTGTTAAAAGCTTAA
- a CDS encoding phosphotransferase, which yields MIYRVLEKFNLQPLSINGVEDSFSSVVYKCRLSEDENVYVKIPYTKQKYQRELEAYVILEGSVSIPHMLDFWPGDDRCPGAFLLSELKGKPLTRDASPAVAFQVGVLHANLHSIQLDSDYELTSIKNEFPNWMIFIETQFFSFAKDVKEMIDADLYMRSINKFHDMKSGLPAVDGPSFVHMDFRPANIIVDKEKVTGVIDFESVRFGSIEIDFTKLNRDFLSFNPLLYQAYERGYNSVRPLLDLEVVLPFYQFIDAFNSIGWCRRRGLAKNAQFFDENLALLKKIMQQDNIY from the coding sequence GTGATCTATCGTGTGCTTGAAAAGTTTAATCTGCAACCACTTTCAATCAATGGAGTTGAAGATTCTTTTAGTTCAGTTGTGTATAAATGTAGATTGAGTGAAGATGAAAATGTTTATGTGAAAATCCCATACACAAAGCAAAAGTATCAACGAGAATTAGAGGCCTATGTCATACTAGAAGGAAGCGTTTCCATTCCGCATATGCTTGACTTCTGGCCTGGAGATGATAGGTGTCCAGGAGCTTTTTTGCTGTCTGAACTAAAAGGAAAGCCATTAACTCGAGATGCATCTCCAGCAGTTGCTTTTCAAGTTGGCGTTTTGCATGCGAACTTGCATAGTATTCAACTTGATTCTGATTATGAACTAACAAGTATAAAAAATGAATTTCCTAATTGGATGATTTTTATTGAAACGCAATTCTTTAGTTTTGCTAAAGACGTAAAAGAAATGATTGATGCGGATTTGTATATGCGAAGCATAAACAAGTTTCATGATATGAAAAGTGGATTACCTGCTGTTGACGGACCCAGTTTTGTGCATATGGATTTTCGACCTGCAAATATTATAGTGGATAAAGAAAAGGTGACAGGGGTTATTGACTTTGAAAGTGTTCGTTTTGGTTCAATAGAAATCGATTTCACAAAATTGAATCGAGATTTTTTAAGCTTCAACCCGCTATTGTACCAAGCGTACGAAAGAGGCTACAATAGTGTAAGACCACTACTAGATTTGGAGGTAGTGCTTCCTTTTTATCAATTTATTGATGCTTTTAATAGTATCGGCTGGTGCAGACGTCGAGGCCTAGCAAAAAATGCTCAGTTTTTCGATGAAAACTTAGCTCTTTTAAAAAAAATTATGCAACAAGACAATATCTATTGA
- a CDS encoding LysR family transcriptional regulator, whose amino-acid sequence MDQRLEVFLKVVEKKNFSKAAEELHMTQPAVSQYIRSLEETTGVKLLERTNKYVRLNKAGEIVYHHTLEIKELYAKMNHLLDDLTNKASGSIAIGASYTFGEYLLPRIIAEAKEQFPDIKPTVTIANTATIAELVLSHQLDVGIVEGHFKDVMELKTEPFAKDRMVVVAQSDHPLTHHNKPIEMKELAEETWILRELGSGTREATENVFEQFSMFPQSIMHFSSTQPIKAMVEAGMGISLLSEWAIQKELHYGDIKILNVKELPYTRDFSIVTRSPFQTKALSAFLDLLRSHKELIDFKIQ is encoded by the coding sequence ATGGATCAGCGCTTAGAAGTATTTTTAAAAGTAGTTGAAAAAAAGAATTTTTCTAAAGCTGCAGAAGAACTGCACATGACACAGCCCGCTGTTAGCCAGTATATCCGATCACTCGAAGAGACAACAGGTGTTAAGTTGCTAGAACGAACAAATAAATACGTGCGACTAAACAAAGCAGGAGAAATTGTTTACCATCACACGCTCGAAATCAAAGAACTGTATGCCAAAATGAACCATCTACTCGATGATTTGACCAATAAAGCGAGTGGTTCTATTGCAATTGGTGCCAGCTATACGTTTGGTGAGTACTTACTACCACGCATCATCGCAGAAGCAAAAGAACAGTTTCCGGATATCAAGCCGACTGTTACGATTGCCAATACGGCAACGATTGCAGAGCTTGTACTCAGCCATCAATTAGATGTAGGTATAGTAGAAGGCCATTTCAAAGATGTAATGGAATTGAAAACTGAACCATTTGCGAAAGATCGAATGGTGGTCGTTGCGCAATCTGATCATCCTTTAACACATCACAACAAACCGATAGAAATGAAGGAATTGGCAGAAGAAACATGGATTTTGAGAGAACTTGGTTCTGGTACAAGAGAAGCAACAGAAAATGTCTTCGAGCAATTTTCGATGTTTCCGCAGTCTATTATGCATTTCAGTAGCACACAGCCAATCAAAGCGATGGTCGAGGCTGGCATGGGGATTAGTCTCCTATCAGAATGGGCGATTCAAAAAGAGCTACACTACGGGGATATAAAAATCTTGAATGTCAAAGAGCTGCCTTATACGAGGGATTTTTCTATCGTTACGAGATCACCATTTCAAACAAAAGCTCTTTCTGCATTTTTGGATTTATTGAGAAGTCATAAAGAACTAATCGATTTTAAGATTCAATAA
- a CDS encoding DMT family transporter encodes MKAKLIFSFLVVLTTALMGSSFVVAKIGLIYISPLLLAGIRFTIAGSIMGFFVLLFKRKHPKDAVTWGKVAVIGAVQTAGVMGAIFLSLRTITSGQSAILTFMNPLLVVLIGTLVLGMRYRLVQWIGVFVGFAGVFVTMGSHLDLEIGTLLGFMSATFWAIGTLLIKKWGVSIDMWVLTAYQMLFGGLILLAGSMFLENAYIVINSTSISILLWLSIPASIVQFTIWFHLLQKGDSGKVSAFLFLAPFFGILSGWLVLGEPLGLALLIGGSLIFMGIFLVNWPEKRIPEKAIV; translated from the coding sequence TTGAAAGCTAAACTAATTTTTTCATTTTTAGTTGTTTTGACGACAGCTTTGATGGGCTCTTCTTTTGTTGTTGCAAAAATCGGCTTGATTTATATTTCTCCTTTGTTATTAGCAGGCATCCGATTTACAATTGCCGGAAGTATCATGGGTTTTTTTGTTTTACTGTTTAAAAGAAAACATCCAAAAGATGCTGTGACATGGGGAAAAGTTGCAGTTATCGGTGCGGTTCAAACTGCAGGTGTTATGGGGGCAATTTTTCTAAGTTTGCGTACGATAACCTCGGGTCAATCGGCCATTTTGACATTTATGAATCCACTATTAGTTGTGTTGATTGGTACATTGGTACTCGGCATGCGTTACCGACTGGTTCAGTGGATTGGCGTTTTTGTTGGCTTTGCAGGGGTTTTTGTTACAATGGGCAGCCACTTGGATTTAGAAATAGGCACATTACTTGGATTTATGAGCGCTACTTTTTGGGCGATCGGTACGCTTCTCATTAAGAAATGGGGCGTCTCGATTGATATGTGGGTGTTAACGGCGTATCAAATGTTATTCGGAGGCTTAATCTTATTAGCGGGCTCGATGTTTTTGGAAAATGCTTATATCGTTATCAACTCCACATCGATTTCTATCTTGTTATGGCTATCGATTCCGGCATCAATCGTTCAATTTACAATATGGTTCCATTTGCTGCAAAAAGGCGATTCTGGTAAGGTGAGCGCGTTTCTCTTTTTAGCACCATTTTTCGGCATTTTATCGGGATGGCTCGTTTTAGGAGAGCCGCTTGGCTTGGCTTTATTAATTGGAGGCAGTTTAATTTTTATGGGAATTTTCTTAGTAAATTGGCCAGAAAAGCGAATACCTGAAAAAGCAATAGTTTAA
- a CDS encoding YeiH family protein, translating into MSTYLTKLNRFNLQPPSPKAAWLGGVAFTFLIAFLGYLLAQVPGFNQIGQLACAIIIAVFYRQIFGYPNAIRSGITFSSKRLLRVAIILYGLKLNIDTVLSDGLGLLVRDMAVIAFAILLTVWLAKRFKADKTISLLLGVGTGVCGAAAIAAIAPIIKAKDEDTAIGVGIIALMGTVFAITYTIIRPFLPLDDIEYGMWVGISLHEIAHVALAGAPAGEDGLAIALLGKLGRVFLLVPLCFIFIFMMKRKNKDEETTTKIEFPWFLLGFILLSVLGSYVLGPIIPFPEAMRDFVSTATTWLLTAAMVGLGLNVSLRDLRERALLPLVAMTITSIILSILTYFII; encoded by the coding sequence ATGTCTACATATCTTACTAAACTTAATCGGTTTAATTTGCAGCCACCATCACCTAAAGCTGCGTGGTTAGGCGGTGTAGCATTTACATTTTTAATCGCATTTCTTGGATATTTATTAGCACAGGTGCCTGGCTTTAATCAAATTGGTCAGTTGGCTTGTGCCATTATCATCGCCGTTTTCTATCGGCAAATTTTCGGATATCCAAACGCTATTCGATCGGGCATCACTTTTTCTTCTAAAAGATTACTGCGAGTCGCTATTATTTTGTACGGATTAAAACTAAATATCGATACTGTTTTAAGTGATGGACTTGGTTTACTGGTGCGGGATATGGCTGTTATCGCTTTTGCAATCTTACTGACAGTTTGGCTAGCAAAACGTTTTAAAGCCGATAAAACCATTTCGCTACTACTTGGAGTTGGTACTGGGGTTTGTGGAGCTGCTGCTATTGCTGCAATCGCACCTATTATCAAAGCAAAAGATGAAGATACAGCGATTGGTGTCGGCATTATTGCATTGATGGGAACGGTGTTTGCCATTACTTATACAATTATCCGTCCATTTTTGCCACTTGATGACATTGAATACGGCATGTGGGTTGGCATCAGCCTTCATGAAATTGCCCACGTGGCATTAGCTGGGGCACCTGCTGGAGAAGACGGCTTAGCAATTGCATTACTAGGCAAATTGGGTCGTGTATTTTTACTTGTACCTCTTTGCTTCATCTTTATTTTCATGATGAAACGTAAAAATAAAGATGAAGAAACAACTACTAAAATTGAATTTCCATGGTTTCTTCTCGGATTTATCTTACTCAGTGTTTTAGGAAGTTATGTTTTGGGTCCAATTATTCCTTTCCCAGAAGCAATGCGTGACTTTGTATCAACAGCAACAACCTGGTTATTAACAGCGGCAATGGTAGGGCTTGGCTTGAATGTTAGTTTACGGGATTTACGAGAGCGAGCGTTACTGCCTCTCGTTGCTATGACTATTACTTCTATTATATTATCTATCCTCACATATTTTATCATTTAA
- a CDS encoding DUF305 domain-containing protein, translated as MTAYIKFGIMIVTSTFLMYGLMYLNVFQLDHIFYSETRLYMALIMGSIMAIVMLLFMWPMYKNKKTNSLILGMAAVIFTLSLWLVRSQVLIEDTGWMKAMIPHHSIAILTSERANISDPRVRELADSIINAQRQEIDEMKKLINDLENKE; from the coding sequence ATGACTGCCTATATAAAATTCGGTATTATGATAGTAACTTCTACTTTTTTGATGTATGGGTTAATGTACTTGAACGTTTTTCAACTAGATCACATTTTCTATAGCGAAACGCGACTGTATATGGCATTGATCATGGGATCCATTATGGCGATTGTCATGTTGTTGTTTATGTGGCCGATGTATAAAAACAAAAAAACCAATTCATTGATTTTGGGAATGGCTGCAGTTATTTTTACTCTTTCGTTATGGCTTGTACGCAGTCAAGTTTTAATTGAAGACACTGGCTGGATGAAAGCGATGATTCCTCACCATTCCATTGCAATTTTAACAAGTGAACGTGCGAATATTTCAGATCCGCGTGTACGAGAATTAGCCGATTCAATTATCAACGCGCAGCGACAAGAAATCGATGAAATGAAAAAGCTCATCAATGATTTAGAAAACAAAGAATAA